GTTCTATCTCTGTATTTGAAAAGACAAATCCCAAGTTGGTTTTTTCTCATGGCTGGGAGTTATTCTACAgtaatatttaaaataaaaaagtttatATTCATCTGAAACTAGCAAGTTCCCGTTCCTCCGTCCGTGTGGTTAACGATGGCACTCACTAGTAACAATATACAGAGAATTACGGACATCACTCAGTCTGCTGGCATTCCATGCACCTTACTGAACAGCACATTTGCGTGCAATCTTACAATTTTAGATTATTACCCCGGGAATGCTAAGACCTTCGCATTGTTAAGGAGGAAAATGGAGAAATGTTTGATCGATCAATAAAATTATCATTAGTGTTTGTCACTCACCAGTCTTAGCTTCCTTGGGTTGACGCGGTCTCCAGTACGCAAATTCCCAAATGAGTCCGCAGATTGTCAGCAGTGCCACTAGCCCCAAGCACGAGTAAATCGCTCTCTGGAACATCGGAGACTCCGCGTCAAACAAGTTGCTCGTCTTTTCCACAGCTGCACTCTCATCCGTATCCTACGGAAAGATGAAGACTTGTTTGGTCATGCTGTCCTTTAAGATTTTTAGTAAAAGCCTTCCATTAAAAGTGCTCCCACGACAAAAAagatatttgatttttttcatcaaatttgGCCAGTGCGTTTGTACTTGGCCGGCAAAATGGAGCCTCTGAGAGCTTGCATGAACGCgtagaaaacaatattttttcacTAAcgtatttacttatttattgattgattgattgattgattgattgatttatttatttatttataacaacttcatttgcacaaaaaagtttaaaaatgcaaatggAGTGCTAATTTAAGATATTTTGAGGAAATTGCAAGAcaagttttcagattttgatatTAGTAATGGAGAAAATTCCAGATTAAGACCAACAACCAGATAATACAAATGATGGACTGACTCTGTTCCTTTCAGCATTGAAACAACCTCAGCTGATCATGCCATGGACGAGGCGCCATCGAAAAAAAAGACGGAGTTGGCTCGTATTCCTAATTATCACACACCTTTGATATTTTGCGTAAAATCAATAATTTGCAGCCCTCTGTGGGTTCGATTGTCCCGCTCTAAAACAACCGAAAGGCCCATTCGATTCGGTGAGGTGCGACGTGAAGTGGGGATTTTTTTTACCTCCATAGTTTTAGCCTTTTGCTGGATTATTGCGGTAATATCCGTCTCCATGCTGTTTAATTTCTTTCTCATGCATCTTTCAGTATCGTCATTCTTAAGTGCACCCGCGATCACGAAGCCATATGCAAACTGATGGTCGAGCACAGTTCCAACTCGTAGGTTTGAATCTTTCAGAACGCTGTTTGGTGCTATTCTTGCCCAGTATCCAGCCACATAACTGTCCAATAGAGCACCAGAAACAGTCTCGTCTAACACAGAAGTCTTGAGTTCTTCTAccatatttttttctgaaatgacATGcaatcttttatttatttatttttgattGAAAACAGAGGACCTTTGTATTGCCATACAACACCAAAACAGTTTAGAATGTCTAGCTTATTAAACTTACGAGCATagacaaatttgaaaaaaatggatcatgacaaaggcaacagattCGAAGGAAATACGCAACACGCCAAGATAATTTTAGATAAGGTAACTAATTTGATTAAGTGTCCATTTAAAAGAAAGTTTTCATTGACGATGTTTTGTCTGTATTTTAGGGCGACTTTGGTTTGTGTGTACAGTTTAAGTTTTTCTGCAGCCGCGCGGCAGTCTGTCACGACTGCTTACAACAATACTTTTCTCTAAAATCATTCTTTCGTATGGATAAAGATCATTGTGATTAATTTATTGGCCCGACTAACCTGTCACTTTTGCATTGTTTCGCACTCCGAGTCTTTGTTCTTCTGTATTTTTCAGCGCAACAACCTAAAAAAACACCAAAGTCAAAATATATAgcttagccaagcctaaaagcggagctcccggccgggttatttattctcaTAATAatttaacctggcttgagcctgcgatccaatcgaaactcAGTCAAGTACCTACccagtcaacttaaaaaaggCTGACCTCGATCAGCTCTAAACTTGAGGCagcaatatggtcacgtgatactggtcacattggcatatatggaggggtggacgtacgtacggtcgtacggtgaccaaaaccaaattttctcgcacagatgggttaccatattttcttacccatggtgatATGCGCGAGCGCCTTgccgcgcggagctccgctatgataACAGAGAGCtaaagcacgcacgtttttgagacgcggatggcaaccggaagtgagttgttttcccttttaacttgtcttcacgcaaccacattaacattgccaagtatcttttctcaatTAGAGATGATCAGtataaaaatgtgggagacaccactgccctggaaCGCGAAATGCTCTCtgccggttgccgtccgcgtctcaaaaacgcgcgtgcttaaccTCCCTAATATTAGCAGTGAGGAATATTTTTCCCCCTTTGCAAGACACGAACTGGagagattttggaaaaaaaacgtACCTCTGATCCATACAGTTTGATTTCGTTGCTAAGTGATATAGCTGTCAAGGAAGTAGTGACAGTTGCGGTAAAGATTGATATGATCACTAGACCAATGAGAACCCAGAAAAAAGCAAAGGTACGCGCCAGCACTGACCGAGGAGCGCGGTCACCATATCTGAAACGCAAATACGGAGTGTAGTATTTTAATTCTAGGAGAGGAGTTTTCTTGGGAATTGATTATTCACTTGTTTTTTGGAGGATGTTGCTGTGAAATGGTTCTGACAATGAAAACGCggttttaaaagcaaaacataATTGTACAACAATTAAGACAATCATGgtaacaacagcaacaacaacaacaaataacgaCAAACTGTTCCAATTTTTTCAACCATGAAGCCACTTAATTCTTCAAATCATCATAAGTCATTAAAGTGGCCATacgtgaaaatttttatttctctatttgaaagtccatattgaaaaatgaacttttgcGAAAGAATTTTTCGATTCGAACGAGACACGAATTCTCTACGTTTTTTAAATCCTTCTTTGATTTGGTAAATGAGAGGAAGATGACAAGGTTGGTCTTATCAAGGATATCTCCGAGCGGGAATCAATTACATGCTTTTTTCATTGAGGGAGGAAAACAGGAGAGcccgaagaaaaacctttcGAGGAGAGATGAGACAAAATACAAACTAAGACCACATAAAGAAACCAAATCTAGCGTACTCTAACCATTGCACAATTCCTGCTTCTCTTCAGACCCGTAAATACGATATGGATTAACCTGCGATAAGGCGTTCTTTTCCTTAGAGAGGAAATAAAACCTGACCACAGGTTAGATATGGATGTATTGATGGTCACCGTCGATCGTTTCTCGGCGAATGATAACAACAACTGTGACTGttagtcaaaaaaaaaaaaaaaaaaaaaaaaaatatatatatatatatatatacaatacaatatgtatacaatgtgccctcccggttgtcaccataatggctttatggcaactcctgaacttgggcacaggatgtacggttacacattgttggattgcattgtggagtcacaagagtgctcaaactgcaagcagtgagcgaagcattatgccaatagtgaacacctattatgaggctctccacccaatccagagagtgctcaaactgtatgaacagtgagcgtaatatacaatacaatatgtatatatatatatgtatattacgctcactgttcatacagtttgagcactctctggattgggtggagagcctcataataggtgttcactattggcataatgcttcgctcactgcttgcagtttgagcactcttgtgactccacaatgcaatccaacaatgtgtaaccgtacatcctgtgcccaagttcaggagttgccataaagccattatggtaacaaccgggagggcacattgtatacatattgtatattacgctcactgttcatacagtttgagcactctctggattgggtggagagcctcataataggtgttcactattggcataatgcttcgctcactgcttgcagtttgagcactcttgtgactccacaatgcaatccaacaatgtgtaaccgtacatcctgtgcccaagttcaggagttgccataaagccattatggtaacaaccgggagggcacattgtatacatattgtatatatatatatatatatatataacaatgtttttctactcaatatagtttcatatggactttaatacaggtctgtttcgtagaccaacaaggagttgggccactcatcagttaaattccatgtacactgtagcatcgctggggtttatatacatcagtagcgtgatcgttataagattcaaacttgaaaaacaatagtaataaagcatttgtaaatttatgattggttgttgaggatgcgattgaacctaaggagaaaatttcgcttgtgcctgcaagtcgatacgagttcattacgtttgttgagcgttgccatgtccggtttatatacaatatagaatttctcggtactacatagattacatcgtttagtaaggttgctataagatttggccttggctagaattttccaggagattgcgaagtctttcttttggtcttttagctgccatagatgtttgctcagttcggtgtcattctttttactttcgtttttgaatgacatttggtggtttcgccatctcgtcttgaacgcagtggcggtgaggccgacgtacgtctctgtgctttcggcggtcgtgatggtggcttgatacactacttccttgacgaagcattgtcctttcaaagggcatttgtctggtgctctgcagttgcagagtttgatgggtgtttgttgtggaggtggcatgttctggcttaggatgcttttgttgtgtccatcgatgatctgttttatgtttggtcaacaactataacttagcttaagattgtttttgttaaacagcactattctggatttatcagtgtggaactcacctgaagttatatatatatacatatagcTTGCACAAAAGAGGATTGTCTTCCAATAAAAAGCACTTTATTCTAAAGTGGGTTTAGAATAAAGTGCTTTTCATTGGACGACAATCCTCTTTTGTGCAagctatatatacatatatatatcctcacagccgtacaaccaccTTTGCATGATTAGACTGTTTGAGAGCCAGACCCACAGCGACAATAACAAAACAGTGGTGCGCATGTCAATCACGCACGATAATATGTCTTACCCGACGGTAGTCATGGAAACGAACGCCCACCAAAAGCCTTCCCACGTTCCTTTGAAGAACGAGCGCGGAAATTCCTCTGGGTTCCAGTAAGTGTCCTACAGGAAACAACAGTATCAATAAATTAAGCGATGACGTAGCGATGTTAATAGTGAGCACGAGCATTGAATGCATGGTTCACGTACCAGGGCCCAGATCACTATTCCTGACAGTGCGGCCATTATCAGGGTGAGTAACAGTACCGGCCAACCCTGGAACACAGCTTCCATGACAGCTTTGGCTGCGCTGGTTGAATCCTCTTTCTTCACTATAAATACGACCCCAGGGGACTCCACCACGGGATAAAATGGATAGTTCTGGAACCTGACGTCTTTCATGTCTCCATATACGGGCATACTCATTACCGTGCCTtgggaagaaagaaaaaaataagtagggagcttaagcacgcgcgtttttgagacgcggacggcaaccggaagagaacatttcgagtgccaggacagtggtgtctcctgGACTTTTATAcaaatcatctctaatggagaaaagatacttagcaatgtaaatgtggttgtgtgaagaaaggttaaagggaaaacaactcactttcggttgccgtccgcgtctcaaaaatgcgcgtgcttaagctccctaatgtgaTCGAACAAACCCCGCGTATGTTCTCCTCAATGCGGCGCGCGATCAAAACACTCTTAAAAATGTGCTCTTAATTAAAGCATTCCCATTGCCAagtgactgtcgaaagtaatcaagCGGTTGCAATTGcgacgcttagtgattggtttgaAAATCTCACGCCAGTTTATCaacaaatgaaaaggaaaagcaaaaccaatccCGACTTGCGCGGACATGGAATTGCTACAAATTGAGCTGCTTGCACCTGCTGCGATtgttcgaagtaattactttagtatttgttttacaacactcaattgaaaaccgctctttaACTCAACTAACACACGACTATTTGTAACTATAAGCTCTTCGGGAAAtgtcacttaaaaaaaaaaacgctgcCCACAAATAAGTGGCACAGCGCAGCGCAAAATTTAATAAGGCTGCGGCGTTTCATCAAGCTTATACAGAGACATGTTGCAGACCCCTTCTTCATAAAAGatattaaaaaaccaaagagaacaacaataacaacaaatttTAGCAAATTATCCTAGGCAACCgatcaaaagaaataaacacattaaaacaaaaatatcgcGCTATACCGTTCATCCCGATGTGTTTTTTCACCACTTCAGAATCATTGGATGGCACCTCAGTGAAGTTGAGATTTACGCACTGTTTGCGTTCCCCAGAGTTATCGACTGGATCTTTGCCGTCGCAGCATTCATGGACCAGCCTTTTTAAAATATCTGGAAAAATCCCAATGACGCCTCCCGTCTGCTCTGGGTCTTTGTAGATGTAAGGTGGGATTTCCCACCAGTCGATCTGAAGTGACAATGGGCATCTGTTGGCGACTAGTTGTTCACATTCACTCGGTTCAGGCACTGTAATATAGAATTATCGGACCGTTAATTACGTTTATACAAGAGTGAataattcactcttggtttATACTtggtttacaaaataatttCCTGATAGAGGCATTTTAGAAACCAATGAAAATTTGTTCGAAGACGTCTTTCGTCATCTATAATCATTGACAATCATGTAGGCTACATTGTATCTAAGATTGTTAAGAGGCTATACACCCCAAGACGTCTTAAAAGAGCTGGTGCGCAGCCATAGGCTATTGTCGATGTGTTTAACGTCGATTAGATCTATCTTAGAGTAGCTTAGAACAGCTttatttgtctttcattttAGAATCTATCCAAACTAGCGCCTTTAATATTATTTACCCGCATTGCAATCATCGATTATAACTACGCTCTGCCCTTGAGGAGTATGGACTCCCTCTCTAAAAGGAGAGTTTGaaccttaaccctaaccccCCTAAAAGCGATTTCATTACCAAGGCAATCTCAAATGTCTCAAAAGTTAACCGGGATTACAACAATTCGGCCTCTTCATTTCTCAACACCTTCCATGGTGCCTTTGCAAGTGAACTTTGACTGCTTATTGTTGTAAGGTGCATTTAAGTATATCGATTTTGAACACGCCTTTTTTGAGCACGACGGGGGTGGTGTTGAAGCAGCGGTAAGCGCACtaaccagcgtgaaccaggttCGATTTGTGGACttaaagcgagtttcaatcgagtgtcgtaaaaacaaaaccatgcaaagcaattactttggccaatcaaaaagaacggagacaatccagtgaaccaattaaacctcgaagtaattacacgtagccgacacaaagcgcgggaaaatgtgcacgcgcaagccacgattggttttggtttcacgtctttttggttgacaaaatggcgcgagaactttgaaccaatcactgggaGAAGTAATCCAAACCAAtacaattcgctaattactttcgtcCCTAAATTGAAACCCGCTCTtaaggtcatacatgggttgGGTTCAGTTGTTGGTGGTTGGCTTCGTGTGCTTTTATTTGATTTgccgcacccccccccccccggtcaGTAAAGACAGCACTTTTTAATGAAGTGATGATGATGGGGATGACAATGATGACGTTGATGTTGAAgctgacgatgatgacgatgacaacgATAATCGTCAtcgcagtggtcaaaatgttgtggactcaaaaggcgcagccgagtgagtccacaacaaccCCCTTGGTGCACATCAGCTATTTAGCTGCCTTTTCATCGACCTACAtaacaaataaagtatgtatgtatgtatgtatgaatccGATTCATTCATACATAGAGAGCTGACGTTTTAATGGCCCTTCGTCAGGGCGAATGACGGGTATTTTTCACGGTTTTCTGTCTATGTAAATGAGAAACTTCAAAGAAATAAACTATTTTTATGGTAATTTGATATAAGAGCTTAGCACTTAGTTGATGAAGGTTTATAGAAAGAATTATGCAAAACATCTGTGGTTAACTTCTGTAAGTCAAAAGGAGTTTGCAGTACTGGCTGGTTTTACGCCGGACGGTGTTTTTTTATTAGATACTAAATTGGAAGGCGTCTGCTTGACTAATAACCGCTCTAATCCACAACTACAAGCTGAAAATAACGGCACATCGCGACGACGTCAAAACTACTCGTCTAAAATAAggaggaaacaaagaaaattataaaTGATCTTTCACTTCTAAGCGGGTGCATTTTAAAAATCCATCAATTTAGTTTTACGCGGTTTTACAGTCAGTGCAAGTTCATGAGATTCATCACAAATTAACAACTAATACAATATTTTAAGTTCTTCGCTTTTATCTCGAACCGCTACTATAGATTATTAAATAAGTGAGCTATTTTTCAGGGTTCTTGGTGACACTTCAAAAATGCTACCAATTCAGTATTCTTCTTAACGTAAACTATGTTTCAGAATTTTTTAAGGTACTAAGATCATGTAAAAGAGAAATTGAACTGCAAATAtggaattttcaaaaataaacacGTAGGCTTTTTGCACGAATTCATTACTGAATGTATAAGGAACTTGCGTGGAATATTCAAAGACATTCGGAAATGGTATGATATCTCCCTCATTATTCGCGAATATAGCCATTTTTTTACAAAGCAAAAGATACCGAGCTTGGCTTGATAACTTCGAAATACCAGGCCAACCGACtggaggaaattaaaaaaaaaaacatttctgttCCTGCCTACTGTACAAACAGATAACGACAGTAATAATTTGATCTTCAGCATGTTGTAGTCGATATAAACATCTTTTCGTTCTGTTTATCAGTTGTTAAAATTCCTAAATATAACGTTAACTCGGCAAAGTATGTAAAATCCTCACCATCAGTCGTATTTGTAGCATTGTTTCCTGCGCTGGATTCGCTAACACTGCTTAAAGCGATGGCGAGTAAGATATGCAGCGATGCCTTTTGGCCCAAAACCCGCTTCATTATGTCCCTTTTGAAAGCCTTCTTTTGCAGAGCAAACACAAGTTTAGAAAtacaactgaaattaacaaaagcaACCAAACTTTATCGCAGGATATAAACACTTAAATCTCGCCTCCCT
The genomic region above belongs to Montipora capricornis isolate CH-2021 chromosome 5, ASM3666992v2, whole genome shotgun sequence and contains:
- the LOC138049002 gene encoding uncharacterized protein — protein: MKRVLGQKASLHILLAIALSSVSESSAGNNATNTTDVPEPSECEQLVANRCPLSLQIDWWEIPPYIYKDPEQTGGVIGIFPDILKRLVHECCDGKDPVDNSGERKQCVNLNFTEVPSNDSEVVKKHIGMNGTVMSMPVYGDMKDVRFQNYPFYPVVESPGVVFIVKKEDSTSAAKAVMEAVFQGWPVLLLTLIMAALSGIVIWALDTYWNPEEFPRSFFKGTWEGFWWAFVSMTTVGYGDRAPRSVLARTFAFFWVLIGLVIISIFTATVTTSLTAISLSNEIKLYGSEVVALKNTEEQRLGVRNNAKVTEKNMVEELKTSVLDETVSGALLDSYVAGYWARIAPNSVLKDSNLRVGTVLDHQFAYGFVIAGALKNDDTERCMRKKLNSMETDITAIIQQKAKTMEDTDESAAVEKTSNLFDAESPMFQRAIYSCLGLVALLTICGLIWEFAYWRPRQPKEAKTEIERIVTPETSYESLVAMQCAEIEEAMMNEVQRFYIAWNKKLEELKRRNGDQIGGNEMSVMGMGVSSGDMRSM